A window from Hemibagrus wyckioides isolate EC202008001 linkage group LG17, SWU_Hwy_1.0, whole genome shotgun sequence encodes these proteins:
- the ghsra gene encoding growth hormone secretagogue receptor a has translation MDVMWTNLSNCSSNCTWDANLYISTPPLAIFPVPVLIGVTVTCVLFFLAGVAGNLTTIMVVFKYKEMRTTTNLYLSSMAFSDLLIFLCLPLDLYRMWRYRPWMLGNALCKLFQFVSECCTYSTILNMTALSAERYFAICFPLRAKVAVTKRRVRGLILTLWTVALCSAGPVFVLVGVEHENGTDWRETSECKATEYGARTGLLSAMVWVSSGFFLLPVFCLTVLYGLIGRKLWRRKRRRRDRMKSRDSSNRQTIKMLAVMVFAFVLCWLPFHVGRYLFSASPEAFASPLWSLIAQYCSLVSFVLFYLSAAINPILYNAMSKKYRDATLRLFSHGSPSFTESSISC, from the exons ATGGACGTGATGTGGACGAACCTGTCCAACTGTTCATCAAACTGTACATGGGATGCTAACCTTTATATTTCGACGCCCCCCCTTGCCATCTTCCCCGTCCCGGTCCTCATTGGTGTGACGGTCACCTGCGTGCTCTTCTTCCTGGCGGGAGTGGCGGGAAATTTGACCACCATCATGGTGGTGTTCAAGTACAAAGAGATGCGCACCACGACCAACCTGTACTTGTCCAGCATGGCGTTCTCGGACCTGCTGATCTTCCTGTGCCTTCCGCTGGACCTGTACCGGATGTGGCGCTACCGGCCGTGGATGTTAGGGAACGCCCTGTGCAAACTCTTCCAGTTTGTCAGCGAGTGCTGCACCTACTCCACCATCTTGAACATGACGGCGCTGAGTGCCGAGCGATACTTCGCCATCTGCTTCCCGCTCAGGGCCAAAGTAGCAGTGACCAAGCGACGTGTACGTGGACTCATCCTCACCCTCTGGACCGTGGCTTTGTGCAGCGCCGGACCTGTGTTCGTGCTGGTGGGCGTGGAGCACGAGAACGGCACGGACTGGCGGGAGACCAGCGAGTGCAAGGCCACGGAGTACGGCGCGCGGACAGGCCTGCTGAGCGCCATGGTGTGGGTCTCCAGCGGGTTCTTCCTGCTGCCGGTCTTCTGCCTGACCGTGCTGTACGGACTGATCGGCCGCAAActctggaggaggaagaggaggaggagggatagGATGAAGAGCAGGGACAGCAGCAACAGGCAGACCATCAAGATgcttg CCGTGATGGTGTTCGCCTTCGTCCTGTGCTGGCTCCCGTTCCACGTGGGTCGTTACTTGTTCTCGGCGTCACCCGAGGCATTTGCGTCCCCGCTGTGGTCTCTGATCGCTCAGTACTGCAGCCTGGTCTCCTTTGTACTCTTCTACCTCAGTGCCGCCATTAACCCCATCCTCTACAACGCCATGTCGAAGAAGTACAGGGACGCCACGCTGCGCCTCTTCAGCCATGGCTCACCGAGCTTCACCGAATCCAGCATCAGCTGCTGA